The segment TTTCTAACTTCTGACAAAGAAAGATTTATTAATCCAGCTAATCTTGTTTTACAATTCACACAACCAATCTTTGCACCTCTACATTCATCCTGAACAACTTCTAACATTTTTTTGTCAGCAAAAATTTCATAATGTTTATATGCTACTTGACAATCATTTGGTTCTCCCTTGTCTGTTATTTTTATTTTCTTCGGGTCTGTTATCATTTGTAAAACTTTTTTCTTTGTTACTTCTTCACTGTCAACTAGTTTTATGTCATTGTTTAATGATTTACTCATTTTATGTCCATCAATTCCTAAAACAGAAGGAGTTTCAGTTAAAAGAGATTTTGGTTCAAGGAAAAGATCTGTTTTGTAAATGTGATTAAATCTTCTTGCAATATCACGGGAAAGTTCAAGATGTGCAACCTGATCTTTACCTACAGGAACAAGCTCACCAAGCACACTTAAGATATCTGCTGTCTGCAGTACAACATATCCTAGTAAACCATAAGTAACTTCTTCTTGTGCTTTTCTTTCATCTTCTGCAAGTAATCTAACCATATCTTTTAAAGTAGGATCACGCTCAACCCAGTTTTGATAAGTAACCATACTTAAAAGTAAATGTAGTTCTGCTACTTCAGGTATTGCAGATTGAACATATAAAGTAGACTTATTTGGATCAACCCCACTTGAAATAATATCTTTTGCTACTTCAATAATGTCACTTTGAAGTTCTTTAGTTTCCTTATATTTAGTTGTAAGTGTATGCCAGTCAGCTATAAAATAAAAACACTCATGTTCATCTTGTAATTTTGCCCAGTTACAAAGAACACCTAAATAATGCCCAATATGAAGTGAACCAGTTGGTCTTATTCCTGAAAGTAACCGTTTTTTTAGCACATGGACATTATATTACATTTTCCTATGTTCCAATGCTGGCAAATTGTTTCTAATTTTTTTAAAATAGTTTAAATCAATGTCAGCAAATATAACTGCTTCACCATTTGCAGGTCCTTCAGCTAATACTTTTCCCCAAGGGTCAACAATTAAACTATGCCCATAAGTTTTTATTCCACTAGAACCTACACCTGCTTGATTTGGTGCAATTACATATGAAAGATTTTCAATTGCTCTTGCTTTTACAAGTGTATGCCAATGTGCTTCACCTGTAGGTTTTGTAAAAGATGAAGGTATACACAAAATATGTACACCTTTATTTGAATAATAACGATAAAGTTCAGGAAATCTTAAATCATAACAAATACTCATTCCAATTTTCATATTTCCAATTTTTACAAGAGTTGGCTTTTCACCTGCTAAATTTCTTTTTGATTCTAATATTTCTTTTCTTCCTAGTTTAATATCAAAGAGATGAATCTTTCTGTATTTTGCAACAATTTTTCCTTGTGGGTTAATCAGCACAGATGTGTTAAAGGGCAGATCACGACCTGCTCCTACAGATTCCATCAAACTTCCAACCAAAACCCATTTCTTATATTTTTTTGCAAGACTTGAAATAAAATTTGTTGAATATCCTGGTATTTTTTCGGCTTGTAAAGTAGCTTCTTTTAAATCTCCTCTAAAATTAAAAACCTCTGGAAGAACTATAAAGTTTACTTTTTTCTTAGCAGCTGAAACAATTAATTTTTTAGCTTGTTCAAGATTTTTTTCTTTATCTTGACCGCTTGTCATTTGGATTGCAGCAATTTTTAGTTTAGTCATAATTTAGATCATTTTTATAACGCTATTTCAATTATAGGATTTGTCCGGTTTATTCGGCAAATCCGATCCACCGAAAGGAATCTACCAACGGAAGCTGCAGCTTGTCTGCAGCATTATAAAAAAAAGAAGTTCCTCATAAGCCGGGTTCTGTTTATGCAGTCATCTATCTAGGAGTATCGTCACCAATACCCTCAAGCGGCATGAGCAAAATTGAGCAGCGGGCAACTGTAGTTCAATTTTATACTTTAGCCTTGCATCTTTAGTGGGGTTTACCTAAGATCGTAGTCACCTACAAACTTGGTGAGCTCTTACCTCACCGTTGCACCCTTACTGGATAGAGACACGATTAATCGCGTCTCTATCCAGCGGTCTTCTTTTCTGTGGCACTTTCCTCACACTCACATGCACTTCGCATTACGAAGCAACCAGCCCTATGATGCCCGGACTTTCCTCCCTAAAATAATTAAGGTAACTGCTTGAGGAACTTCATAAATATTATATCTTAAATACTACTAATGATAATTTTCGTTTTTGTTGTAAACAAGAAATTTCTTATCAAAATAATTCTCTTGGAGTAGTGGCATCCCTTTTATTTGTTTTATTAGGTTTACCCTTAGTGACTTTTATCATGCTCATGGGTAAAGTTAATTAGTACATTAAAACCATGGGTGGGTAATTTAGTTTTAATTAAGGAGAAAAAGATGAAAAAATTATTTTCAATAATAACAATACTTATATTTGTTATTAACTATTGTTTGGTGTTTGATGAAGCTTTTGCTGCAAAGAAAAAACCAAAAGCTAAAAGCGGATCAACATTAACACTTAAATCGCGTGATGGATCAAATATTATTTATGGCAGTGTTTTAAATTCAAAAGAAAATGAAATTAAAGCTAAATTATCAGGAAAGATCCTGACTGCAATTAGAAAAGAAGGACTTGAAAATATAACTGTTACTTTAACCAAACTAGCTAATGCAGGTGAAACAAGCAATATATATACTCTGAATCCTTCAGAAAGTTTAGACTTGTTTGGAAAGTTTTTAGTTATAAATTTGCTTGCTTCATTAACTGATGTTGCTGGATCCACTTATACAGCAGGTGCATTGCCAGAAGGAAATTATGAACTGTCTATTACAGCAGGAGATGTAACTGCAAAAGGACAAATTGAATATGCACCTCCAACAGTATTAGTAGGTAATGTTACAAGCGATGCTGGTTGTTCAGGAGGTACTCAAGTAGTAAAAGATTTATCAGGTAGTCCACTTAGTAGAACAGTTGCACTTGCAAATTGTACTTATTTTAATGAAGTACCTGCTAACAGAGTAGATGATACTAAAAAAGCAAGAAAACTTTTACATCAAGAAACTACTGGTGATTCTACAGAACCTTCAGCTGATGTACCAGATGCACCGCCAGCAGAAGATAATACACCAATAGCAATATCTGAAGCAATAGTTACTACAGAAGAAGGAGGAATTGATACAGTAAAAGCTCCTGTTGAATTAGACCCTGAACAAAATGGTGATGTACAGTATGATATTAATTCTTCTACCACAGCAGATGTTGACAATGCGCTTTTAGCTGGTGATGAAGAATTAATTGAAGAAATTTTACAAGGAGAAGTTGATCCAACTAAACTCACTGAAGAAGAAGACATAATTGGTGGTATAGTTGGTGAAATAGAAGAAGAAGACGAAGACTTTAGACCAGATCCATCTTGTGGACCTAAAGTAATTGCTCTTCTTGACAGTGTTTCAGAAAAACCAACTAAAGAAGAACTTTTAGAATTTGCAAACAAAGTAATTGCTGCAATTGAAGGTGATTTTAAATCATGTGTTCCAAAATTTGTTTCAGAAAAAATAGTACCTGCAATTAAAAATAAAGGGGATGCTGCTTTAATTGCTTTTGCAAAAGAATTTATTTTCCATGCAGAAGAAATGGAAGGAGGACCTGGTGGTCCAGATCCAGAAAGAATTTGTCCTGAGATTGAAAGAGGACTTGCATTCCTTAAAGGATGTAAAGGTAGATTTTGTCCTCCACCTCCATGCTTCCCTGAAGAAATTAGAAAAATTTGTCCTTCACTAGCTTCGTTCCCAGTTGGCAAATGTCAAGAAGGTCCGAAAGCATGCGGGTTAAAAGGACCTCCTCCTGGTTTTGGCCCAGGCGGTCCCGGCTTTGGTCCAGGTGGTCCTGGTTTTGGTCCAGGCGGTCCTGGTTTTGGTCCGGGTGGTCCTGGGTTTGGCCCTCCAGGTGGTGAGTTTGCTGGTCCTGGATTTGGACCTCCTCCTGGCTTTATGAGATTAGCTCAACAAACAAGTGATGAACCTGAGGATGGTTGCATTGACTTTAAACCACCTGAACCTCCAAACTTTTGTGCACCATGTGAATCAGATGATGACTGTCATGGTCCAAAAGCAGGGGACCAAGATCCAAATGCAGAATGTGATTTACCAACTATTGCTTGTGTAACATCTTCTGACTTTGATGGCAATGAAAAGAAAGTTTGTCATCTAAATGGAAAACCAAAAGATCCGTATACATGTAGAGAATTCCCAGGACCAGATCCTGCGCAACAATGTTTTGGTCCTCCACCTCCATTTGTATGTGGAATTGGCCCAGACGGTGCTTTAGAAAGTAAAGCCAATAACTACGGCAGATTTGATAAACGTTGTTGTGATTTTGGGCCTAGATTTGGCCCTGGTGGATTTGGCGGCCCTGGTGGTGGACCACGCTTTAAGGTTGCACTCCAAACTACAGGAGACGATGGTGGTCTGACTGGGTTTTGTGATGAGGTGATGAAACAAAAATGTGGCCCAGGTGGTGATCCTTCTCTTCAAGACAACAGATGTTCAAAAACACTTGAACCATGTAGTAACTCTGGAGGATTTAGCGGAGGCCCTGGATTTGGTCCTAGTGAACCTGGCTTCGGACCTAGTGGTCCTGGCTTTGGCCCTGGTGGCAGACCTGGTAGGCCTGGTAAACCTCATAGACCAGTTGGCGATTGTATAAGGCAAAAACTTTGTGAGGATGTAAATAGTAACTTTGCACAAGGCGAACTTGGTAAAGTGTTACAAGACAAGTACGAA is part of the Candidatus Melainabacteria bacterium genome and harbors:
- the trpS gene encoding tryptophan--tRNA ligase, yielding MLKKRLLSGIRPTGSLHIGHYLGVLCNWAKLQDEHECFYFIADWHTLTTKYKETKELQSDIIEVAKDIISSGVDPNKSTLYVQSAIPEVAELHLLLSMVTYQNWVERDPTLKDMVRLLAEDERKAQEEVTYGLLGYVVLQTADILSVLGELVPVGKDQVAHLELSRDIARRFNHIYKTDLFLEPKSLLTETPSVLGIDGHKMSKSLNNDIKLVDSEEVTKKKVLQMITDPKKIKITDKGEPNDCQVAYKHYEIFADKKMLEVVQDECRGAKIGCVNCKTRLAGLINLSLSEVRKKREAMPKDKDVLEILNIGNKKARQVVKQTLEKVRDVMKLRTWS
- a CDS encoding carbon-nitrogen hydrolase family protein is translated as MTKLKIAAIQMTSGQDKEKNLEQAKKLIVSAAKKKVNFIVLPEVFNFRGDLKEATLQAEKIPGYSTNFISSLAKKYKKWVLVGSLMESVGAGRDLPFNTSVLINPQGKIVAKYRKIHLFDIKLGRKEILESKRNLAGEKPTLVKIGNMKIGMSICYDLRFPELYRYYSNKGVHILCIPSSFTKPTGEAHWHTLVKARAIENLSYVIAPNQAGVGSSGIKTYGHSLIVDPWGKVLAEGPANGEAVIFADIDLNYFKKIRNNLPALEHRKM